From a single Sneathia sanguinegens genomic region:
- a CDS encoding autotransporter domain-containing protein, translated as MKIKKSILISLGLMSLVSCGTLDKELLKPKEANSLIYNGPTDFIAARVSSDYDDMSKIKAKDFTYNGNYFYKGEKINITGDNAYINDQVKILCMYTANPTKIVDKDDTKYKNVEGKYKVEEKDGKKIVTFLDQLAVFVRLEDNDGKTRDLQLNQVAKIKELPEPEDGVRYKDLKKGSDNGRVRHTVLTYNGGFTDEFKKDKDGKIVPFNYSMYFGADKYHDEDDVIGRKKVKVKTYTNGDESSIKEVYVDFGTKLSDFRDNYGELLSNLDKQTLKFSEDGKSVTGGFNPELVEKITKYEKEKDPNTKLQFVTEILDNNKNVVGKHDVVRKIVKDGVVIFEKKEKAYVAFPGTTVGVVDGTFFDASPEVEARMVRYLPKETDSSPAPDPKDKGLRREHGVTVIGSMIDELSLGNSYTLRAVLYSHDTVKKQLLTPILFKETPTHKLSVIDYDDQLNPLKEKFLELKKILVMLVGKDNKVAAPKIAKLEGKIREAAVRSIELYTQYRLANLEDEDLKEGIYEQQFESYAKEKKFDKKSSRKFCKDYPKEYEAFKKKMVAEYSKFEETLKEDEKPIKVPEENPWGPSFTPEQKKDQEEKQKESTKRRLIRIEKMRVKNNKELLEKYNEMYPLYEEMINIPETEKLGYTDLHFATVAIGDKDTGSLTRNSGKYIARMLEENKNIKAINMSYGSDKTIDDYLDIKNMSLEDKKKAVEAYNTNPDFRTAVKIWLHKLDKMYLKNYSDDEAGELGIPNMVDYFNSRDKIDLDDYQKLLDLRMLSIKNAFNSISQELTNANNDVLFVVAASNSRNNSDSTDVDLVHFNENGKKTLYQDPNKKYSNTFADRPLYLEEMEKEKAKEEGREYKYDPGYRKNIISVVGLGPAELTSTFSEDDISPLYRLNASNGVFMMRLKMFAAGMLDYYQTLKELKKNVEKNPSKYPRGFVDEINAEIRSIDNVVALGDPKNYEKDPLGRPISNVVKDPDGRRNVFSFSRAGRAKLWSVAAIGNYAYTKKFTEEDKKYNKDFDFNGRRDDDYITNNHYYGSNPIIAGSSFAAPRVTAIAGEVGTKFPWMTAHQIKQTIFTSATDDFRKNSDGEWVGKYGVDDVIGWGIVNKEMALLGPGRFVKALTMETGDKDFVADIPYGTYEFQNLKIDGGFNKYIYAGTREKESNLKLNEARILNLVSGLDKDYVLSDKFDKAPENKNLMDTLMKLGYKKEQIYNEFLPKFEKYWNTLDEKEKDLFVDSGLEKKGNGTLIIRGAGEFKAPTTVKEGTLVLSGGYASPITVSENAKLKLDMRTLEYIYFSIYNGNVPYTSSITADITNKGELYSYSESDRINAKYVPYSTSKTKIATFAKLSIDELDLSKTDLFDFDIFRKKGVAIFNNLIQLKPGETFKEGEEQKSEKSILEVKKLDKKQLYKVKLGTTSITPYVDLVIEKHDIDKDKDHVMLEAKLVRKVVNPESMKTVNKIMAKLKKDKDLVKLNDTSWFTIEDEEKIDNKAMVNSELLGYELVDLKNSKINERLVTKGKANKFDVYFNVINQTKFKLSKESGDKRIFTNGFNLGFDYTTKHNTIGLGFNYTNNILQDYKIPLKLEYGVKQEYIQGKASANNFGLSFYDKFDYNNGYVSGILGIDYLDKQVIKVIIDKGTKEEKETKEINSSDLVANINLEGGYKFNLPKNVSIEPFVGTNFITYLRGGFDENTELGYESDPEVNFKANMTLGARVRAQLSETFNLGGFMSYTKYLTNPTLKLKADLKEYNFQNEIEGLKLEDNYVKYGVDLRAKAKDNIEINVSYQGKNLKTHGVSAGVKFEF; from the coding sequence ATGAAGATTAAAAAAAGTATATTAATATCGCTAGGTTTAATGTCATTAGTTTCTTGTGGAACTCTTGATAAAGAATTGTTAAAACCAAAGGAAGCAAACAGCTTAATTTATAACGGGCCTACCGATTTTATAGCAGCAAGAGTAAGTTCTGATTATGATGATATGTCTAAGATAAAGGCAAAAGATTTCACATATAATGGAAACTATTTTTACAAAGGTGAAAAGATAAATATAACTGGAGATAATGCATATATAAATGATCAAGTTAAAATATTATGTATGTATACAGCTAATCCAACAAAGATTGTAGATAAAGATGATACAAAATATAAAAATGTTGAAGGAAAATACAAAGTTGAAGAAAAAGATGGTAAAAAAATTGTAACATTCTTAGATCAATTAGCAGTATTTGTTAGATTAGAAGATAATGATGGAAAAACTCGAGATCTTCAATTAAATCAAGTTGCAAAAATAAAAGAATTGCCAGAACCAGAAGATGGTGTAAGATATAAAGATTTGAAAAAAGGATCTGATAATGGAAGAGTTAGACATACAGTATTAACATACAATGGTGGATTTACTGATGAATTCAAGAAAGATAAAGACGGTAAAATTGTACCATTTAATTACTCTATGTACTTTGGAGCAGATAAATATCACGATGAAGATGATGTTATAGGTAGAAAAAAAGTTAAGGTTAAAACATATACAAATGGTGATGAATCAAGTATAAAAGAAGTATATGTAGATTTTGGAACAAAATTAAGTGACTTTAGAGATAACTATGGGGAATTATTAAGTAATTTAGACAAGCAAACTTTGAAATTTTCTGAAGATGGTAAAAGTGTTACTGGAGGATTTAATCCAGAATTAGTAGAAAAAATTACAAAATATGAAAAAGAAAAAGACCCTAATACTAAATTACAATTTGTAACTGAAATTTTAGATAATAATAAAAATGTAGTTGGTAAACATGATGTTGTAAGAAAAATAGTTAAGGATGGAGTTGTAATTTTTGAAAAGAAAGAAAAAGCTTATGTTGCTTTTCCTGGAACAACAGTAGGTGTAGTTGATGGAACTTTCTTTGATGCTTCTCCAGAAGTTGAAGCAAGAATGGTAAGATACTTGCCAAAAGAAACAGACAGTTCTCCAGCTCCTGATCCTAAGGACAAAGGTTTGAGAAGAGAACATGGAGTTACAGTTATAGGATCAATGATAGATGAACTTTCATTAGGAAATTCATATACATTAAGAGCAGTTCTATATAGCCATGATACTGTTAAAAAACAATTATTAACACCTATTTTATTTAAAGAAACACCTACCCATAAATTAAGTGTTATAGACTATGACGATCAATTAAATCCATTAAAAGAAAAATTCCTAGAATTAAAGAAAATTTTAGTTATGTTAGTAGGTAAAGATAATAAGGTTGCAGCACCTAAAATAGCTAAATTAGAAGGAAAAATAAGGGAAGCAGCAGTAAGATCAATAGAACTTTATACTCAATATCGTTTAGCTAACTTGGAAGATGAGGATTTAAAAGAAGGTATATATGAACAACAATTTGAAAGTTATGCAAAAGAAAAGAAATTTGATAAGAAAAGTTCACGTAAATTCTGTAAAGACTATCCAAAAGAATATGAAGCATTTAAAAAGAAAATGGTAGCAGAGTATAGTAAATTTGAGGAAACTTTAAAAGAAGATGAAAAGCCAATTAAAGTTCCTGAAGAAAACCCTTGGGGACCCTCTTTTACACCAGAGCAAAAAAAGGATCAAGAAGAAAAGCAAAAAGAAAGTACTAAAAGAAGATTGATAAGAATAGAAAAAATGAGGGTAAAAAATAATAAAGAGTTATTAGAAAAATATAATGAGATGTATCCTCTATATGAAGAAATGATAAATATTCCTGAAACTGAAAAATTAGGATATACAGATTTACATTTTGCAACTGTTGCAATAGGTGACAAAGATACTGGATCCTTAACTAGAAATTCTGGTAAATATATAGCTAGAATGCTTGAAGAAAATAAAAATATTAAGGCTATTAATATGTCATATGGTAGTGATAAAACTATAGATGACTATTTAGATATTAAAAATATGAGCCTTGAAGATAAGAAAAAAGCAGTAGAAGCATATAATACAAATCCAGACTTTAGAACAGCTGTTAAAATTTGGTTACATAAATTAGATAAAATGTATCTTAAAAATTATAGTGACGATGAAGCAGGAGAATTAGGTATACCTAATATGGTAGATTATTTTAATTCAAGAGATAAGATAGATTTAGATGATTACCAAAAATTACTTGATTTGAGAATGTTAAGTATTAAAAATGCATTTAATTCAATTTCACAAGAATTAACTAATGCTAATAATGATGTACTATTCGTTGTTGCTGCATCTAATAGTAGAAATAATAGTGATAGTACAGATGTTGATTTAGTACACTTTAATGAAAATGGAAAGAAAACTCTATATCAAGACCCAAATAAAAAATATTCTAATACCTTTGCTGATAGACCATTGTATTTAGAAGAAATGGAAAAAGAAAAGGCTAAAGAAGAAGGTAGAGAATATAAATATGATCCAGGATATAGAAAAAATATCATAAGTGTAGTTGGATTAGGACCTGCAGAACTTACAAGTACTTTCTCAGAAGATGATATATCACCATTATATAGATTAAATGCATCTAATGGTGTATTTATGATGAGATTAAAAATGTTCGCAGCAGGAATGTTAGACTATTATCAAACTTTAAAAGAATTAAAGAAGAATGTAGAAAAGAATCCTTCTAAATATCCAAGAGGCTTTGTAGATGAAATAAATGCTGAAATAAGAAGTATAGATAATGTGGTAGCTTTGGGAGATCCAAAAAATTATGAAAAAGATCCACTAGGTAGACCTATTTCAAATGTAGTAAAAGATCCTGATGGAAGACGAAATGTATTTTCATTCTCAAGAGCAGGTAGAGCAAAATTATGGTCAGTAGCAGCAATAGGAAATTATGCATATACTAAGAAATTTACTGAAGAAGATAAGAAATATAATAAAGATTTTGATTTTAATGGAAGACGGGATGATGACTATATAACAAATAATCACTATTATGGATCAAATCCAATAATAGCAGGGTCAAGTTTTGCAGCACCAAGAGTTACAGCTATAGCTGGAGAAGTTGGTACTAAATTCCCTTGGATGACAGCTCATCAAATAAAACAAACTATATTCACTTCAGCTACTGATGACTTTAGAAAAAATAGTGACGGTGAATGGGTAGGTAAATATGGTGTTGATGATGTAATTGGTTGGGGTATTGTTAATAAAGAAATGGCTCTATTAGGACCTGGAAGATTTGTTAAAGCCTTGACTATGGAAACAGGAGATAAGGACTTCGTTGCAGACATACCATATGGAACTTATGAATTCCAAAATTTAAAAATAGATGGTGGATTTAATAAATATATCTATGCAGGTACTAGAGAAAAAGAAAGTAATTTAAAATTAAATGAAGCAAGAATATTGAATCTAGTATCAGGTTTAGATAAAGATTATGTTTTATCTGATAAATTTGATAAAGCACCAGAAAATAAGAATTTGATGGATACTTTAATGAAATTAGGATATAAGAAAGAACAAATCTATAATGAATTCTTACCTAAATTTGAAAAATATTGGAATACTTTAGATGAAAAAGAAAAAGATTTATTCGTAGATTCAGGTTTGGAAAAGAAAGGTAATGGTACTTTAATAATAAGAGGTGCTGGAGAATTTAAAGCACCAACAACTGTAAAAGAAGGAACTTTAGTTTTAAGTGGAGGTTATGCATCACCAATAACAGTAAGTGAAAATGCAAAATTAAAATTAGATATGCGAACTTTAGAATATATATATTTCTCAATATATAATGGTAATGTTCCATATACTTCTAGTATAACAGCTGATATTACTAATAAGGGAGAATTGTACTCATATTCAGAATCAGATAGAATTAATGCAAAATATGTACCTTATTCAACTTCTAAAACTAAGATAGCAACTTTTGCAAAATTAAGTATTGATGAATTAGATTTATCAAAAACAGATTTATTTGATTTTGACATATTTAGAAAAAAAGGTGTTGCAATATTTAATAATTTAATACAATTAAAACCTGGTGAAACATTTAAAGAAGGTGAAGAACAAAAGAGTGAAAAATCAATATTAGAAGTAAAGAAACTTGACAAAAAACAATTATATAAAGTTAAATTAGGAACAACAAGTATAACACCTTATGTTGATTTAGTAATTGAAAAACATGATATTGATAAAGATAAAGATCATGTTATGTTAGAAGCTAAATTAGTAAGAAAAGTAGTAAATCCTGAAAGTATGAAAACAGTTAATAAAATAATGGCTAAACTTAAAAAAGATAAAGATTTAGTAAAATTAAATGATACTTCATGGTTTACAATTGAAGATGAAGAAAAAATCGATAATAAGGCAATGGTAAATTCAGAATTACTAGGTTATGAATTAGTAGATCTAAAAAATAGTAAAATAAATGAAAGATTGGTTACTAAAGGTAAGGCAAATAAATTTGATGTATACTTTAATGTTATAAATCAAACTAAATTTAAATTAAGTAAAGAATCAGGAGATAAGAGAATCTTTACAAATGGATTTAATTTAGGCTTTGATTATACAACAAAACATAATACAATAGGTTTAGGCTTTAATTATACAAATAATATTTTACAAGATTATAAAATACCTCTTAAGCTTGAATATGGTGTAAAACAAGAATATATACAAGGTAAGGCAAGTGCAAATAATTTTGGTTTAAGTTTTTATGATAAATTTGACTATAATAATGGATATGTATCAGGAATATTAGGAATAGATTATCTTGATAAACAGGTTATCAAAGTTATCATAGACAAAGGAACAAAAGAAGAAAAAGAAACAAAAGAAATAAATTCAAGTGATTTAGTAGCTAATATTAATCTTGAAGGTGGATATAAGTTCAATTTACCTAAAAATGTATCAATAGAACCTTTTGTAGGAACTAACTTTATAACTTATTTACGTGGTGGTTTTGATGAAAATACAGAATTAGGTTATGAAAGTGATCCTGAAGTTAATTTTAAAGCTAATATGACATTAGGAGCTAGAGTTAGAGCACAATTGTCTGAAACATTTAATTTAGGTGGATTTATGTCATATACTAAATATTTAACAAATCCAACATTGAAATTAAAGGCAGATTTAAAGGAATATAATTTCCAAAATGAAATTGAAGGATTGAAATTAGAAGATAATTATGTAAAATACGGTGTTGATTTAAGAGCTAAGGCAAAAGATAATATTGAAATAAATGTGTCATATCAAGGAAAGAATCTTAAAACACATGGAGTAAGTGCTGGAGTTAAATTTGAATTTTAA
- the smc gene encoding chromosome segregation protein SMC, translated as MYLKGIEINGFKSFSEKVNIDFTKGLTAIVGPNGSGKSNILDAVLWVLGEQSYKSIRAKDSQDVIFSGGKNKKARSNASVSLYIDNEDRYIDYDNDELVITRSINRSGENQYILNGKKTRLKDINNMLMDTGIGKQAYSVIGQGKVDRIISSSSTELRNIIDEAAGIKKAKIEKEEAFKKLISVENEVEKIEFVEEDLEKRVEELESQSKQARKYKAYIKQINIMKYMIYSYYINTYSSEKENLNGEQTKLKNNIEELSEKLEVYTEKIKENSENKEQVDKQLEEYLSKNNKNSEQLEELNEKYRAYINKKANFEAEVKNKEENKEKLKIKISEIGAIVEENKSELKQISTLINSSEKDLKEYEKLLKDKKIKKENLEKTLKKCEERNKKFEVDKLRLEMSIDDAIKRIKSAEDKLKQVKKEKEEALHKKVEIDKDIDLEKKYNELQIELKNKQSEEEKLVKEKNILKANYENLLTKYEVLDSNIKNFKLLNNSVQFIQKYSKNDEKVYGPLVNMLDVEEKYHLAITTIAGYSLNDIVVEDSEVANKYIKLLKANKVGTASFLPIKSLIKRNLVDDGYNYARKLVRNKSGIEKISSVIDYIFANSIIVDNIEEGLKISKIKREKIVSIAGDVISSTGRITGGYVTKKIDETLKRTTQLKKIKEDLEITNKNLNSKVENYKELLKEIENIKRQLNQNKVELDEYLHKKKNLERELQTYTYEINENEEFVRTKKEDILSNKEIIKQINIDIIENNEKEEEAKKSLDNLNNEEENEEEISRLRIELAVQKEKYSNIDKVYKNNMQNSKQLEEEYLSLENFIEKKDENYNSINEEIENIKFNIGNIQKETIISKDEISHLTKYNMQLSKEYKELIEEKTKSEIERNKLSNISTNIEEKVERLEQELEKIDTKKKELLADEAEIKKAENYKENIDLQQVKLFERQVNLNEKSLQELGDVNLSAIKEYEEENKRLETLKNEKFDLLRAKETIEKLISDINIDIIEKFSESVKEIGKNFEYMCKELLHGARGKLKIQDEENLIETGLELSVKYKNKPEQTLSLLSGGEKSMLAVAFIISIFMFKPAPFTFFDEVEAALDESNTKKLVELLKKFTYSQFIMITHNKETMKGADKLYGVTMNKEVGESLLVSVDI; from the coding sequence ATGTATCTAAAAGGTATAGAAATTAATGGCTTTAAATCCTTTTCAGAAAAAGTTAATATAGATTTTACAAAGGGATTAACAGCTATAGTTGGACCAAATGGAAGTGGTAAAAGTAATATTTTGGATGCAGTTTTATGGGTGTTAGGTGAACAAAGCTATAAGTCTATTAGAGCAAAAGATAGTCAAGATGTAATTTTTTCTGGTGGTAAGAATAAAAAGGCAAGAAGTAATGCTTCTGTAAGTCTTTATATAGATAATGAGGATAGATATATAGATTATGACAATGATGAGCTTGTAATTACAAGAAGTATAAATAGAAGTGGTGAAAATCAATATATTTTAAATGGAAAAAAAACCAGACTGAAAGATATTAATAATATGTTGATGGACACTGGTATAGGTAAACAGGCATACTCAGTAATTGGTCAAGGTAAAGTAGACAGAATAATATCTTCTTCTTCAACAGAACTTAGAAATATTATAGATGAAGCAGCCGGTATAAAAAAAGCAAAGATAGAAAAGGAAGAAGCATTTAAGAAGTTAATTTCTGTTGAAAATGAAGTCGAAAAAATTGAGTTTGTCGAAGAAGATCTAGAAAAAAGAGTAGAAGAATTAGAAAGTCAATCAAAACAAGCCAGAAAGTATAAAGCATATATTAAACAAATAAATATTATGAAATATATGATATATTCTTACTATATTAACACATATTCTTCTGAAAAAGAAAATTTAAATGGAGAACAAACAAAATTAAAAAATAATATAGAAGAATTAAGTGAAAAATTAGAGGTATATACTGAAAAAATAAAAGAAAATAGTGAGAATAAAGAGCAAGTAGATAAGCAATTAGAAGAATATTTAAGTAAAAATAATAAAAATTCTGAACAATTAGAAGAACTTAATGAAAAGTATAGGGCTTATATAAATAAAAAGGCTAACTTTGAAGCTGAAGTTAAGAATAAAGAAGAAAATAAGGAAAAACTTAAGATTAAGATTTCTGAAATTGGAGCTATAGTTGAAGAAAATAAGTCAGAACTTAAACAAATATCAACTTTAATAAATTCTTCTGAAAAAGACTTAAAAGAGTATGAAAAGCTTTTAAAAGATAAAAAAATAAAAAAAGAAAATTTAGAAAAAACATTAAAAAAATGCGAAGAAAGAAATAAAAAATTTGAAGTTGATAAATTAAGACTTGAGATGTCTATAGATGATGCTATAAAAAGAATAAAATCGGCTGAAGATAAATTAAAACAAGTAAAAAAAGAAAAAGAAGAAGCTTTACATAAAAAAGTTGAAATAGATAAAGATATAGATTTAGAGAAAAAATATAATGAGCTTCAAATTGAGTTGAAAAATAAACAATCTGAGGAAGAAAAATTAGTTAAGGAAAAGAATATATTAAAAGCTAATTATGAAAATTTACTTACTAAATATGAAGTTTTAGATAGTAATATTAAAAATTTCAAATTATTAAATAATTCTGTGCAATTCATACAAAAGTATTCAAAAAATGATGAAAAAGTTTATGGACCTTTAGTGAATATGCTAGATGTTGAAGAAAAATATCACTTAGCAATTACAACTATAGCTGGATATAGTTTAAATGATATAGTGGTAGAAGATAGTGAAGTTGCAAATAAATATATTAAATTATTAAAAGCAAATAAAGTTGGAACAGCTTCATTTTTACCAATTAAATCATTAATTAAAAGAAATTTAGTTGATGATGGATATAACTATGCAAGAAAATTAGTAAGAAATAAAAGTGGAATAGAAAAGATTTCTTCTGTAATAGATTATATTTTTGCAAATTCAATAATAGTAGATAATATTGAAGAAGGTTTGAAAATATCAAAAATTAAGCGTGAAAAAATAGTTAGTATAGCAGGAGATGTTATTTCATCAACAGGAAGAATTACTGGAGGTTATGTAACAAAGAAAATTGATGAAACATTAAAAAGAACGACTCAACTAAAAAAAATAAAGGAAGACCTAGAAATTACAAATAAAAATTTAAATAGTAAAGTTGAGAACTATAAAGAACTATTGAAAGAAATTGAAAATATAAAACGCCAATTAAATCAAAATAAAGTAGAATTAGATGAGTATTTACATAAGAAAAAGAACCTAGAAAGAGAATTACAAACATATACTTATGAAATAAATGAAAATGAAGAATTTGTAAGAACTAAAAAAGAAGATATTTTATCTAACAAAGAAATTATCAAACAAATAAATATAGATATTATTGAAAATAATGAAAAAGAAGAAGAAGCTAAAAAAAGTTTAGATAATTTAAATAATGAAGAAGAAAATGAAGAAGAAATTTCAAGACTTAGAATAGAATTAGCAGTGCAAAAAGAAAAATATAGTAATATAGACAAGGTATATAAGAATAATATGCAAAATTCTAAGCAACTTGAAGAAGAATATTTAAGCTTAGAAAATTTTATAGAAAAAAAGGATGAGAATTATAATTCTATAAATGAAGAAATAGAAAATATTAAGTTTAATATTGGTAATATACAAAAAGAAACTATAATTTCAAAAGATGAAATTAGTCATTTAACTAAATATAATATGCAATTATCAAAAGAATATAAGGAATTAATTGAAGAAAAAACTAAGTCTGAAATAGAAAGAAATAAATTAAGCAATATTTCTACTAATATTGAAGAAAAAGTTGAAAGACTGGAACAAGAATTAGAAAAGATTGATACTAAGAAAAAAGAATTGCTAGCAGATGAAGCCGAAATAAAGAAAGCAGAAAATTACAAAGAAAATATAGATCTGCAACAGGTTAAGCTTTTTGAAAGACAGGTAAATCTTAATGAAAAAAGTCTTCAAGAATTAGGGGATGTTAATTTATCTGCAATAAAGGAATATGAAGAAGAAAATAAAAGACTTGAAACTTTGAAAAATGAAAAGTTTGATCTTTTGAGAGCAAAAGAAACAATTGAAAAATTAATATCAGATATAAATATAGATATAATAGAAAAATTTTCTGAAAGTGTTAAAGAAATAGGCAAAAATTTTGAATATATGTGTAAGGAATTATTGCATGGAGCAAGGGGTAAGTTAAAAATACAAGATGAAGAAAATTTGATTGAAACTGGACTTGAGTTAAGTGTTAAATATAAAAATAAACCAGAACAAACACTTAGTCTTTTATCTGGTGGGGAAAAATCAATGTTGGCAGTAGCCTTTATAATTTCAATTTTTATGTTTAAACCTGCACCTTTTACTTTTTTTGATGAAGTAGAAGCGGCTCTTGATGAAAGCAATACTAAGAAATTAGTAGAATTACTCAAAAAATTTACATATTCGCAATTTATTATGATAACTCATAATAAAGAAACTATGAAAGGAGCAGATAAACTATATGGAGTAACAATGAATAAAGAAGTTGGAGAATCTCTATTAGTTTCTGTAGATATATAA
- a CDS encoding NAD-dependent epimerase/dehydratase family protein, with translation MKILITGGAGFIGSHIVEKFSKEGHEVVVVDNLSSGTLDNIKGLKNVKFYKFDIRDKALIKIFKDEKPDLVYNEAAQISVGYSIKDPYTDADINLLGLINVLNCCVEVKVKKFITASSAAVYGVPKSSVSYETDDLQALSFYGLTKLTSEKYVKLYHDLYKLPYVILRYSNVFGPRQSSEGEAGVVAIFSSAMQANRDIYIDGDGEQTRDFIYVKDVANANYLVGIENVENEIFNVSNNGKISINDLFLAMKKAFGYKKSAIHREKRVGDIRDSRLSNALLKSKTSFEAKYSIQEGLEEYARSLGCI, from the coding sequence ATGAAAATACTAATAACAGGGGGAGCCGGTTTTATAGGTTCACATATAGTAGAAAAATTTTCAAAAGAAGGACATGAAGTTGTTGTTGTAGATAACTTAAGTTCTGGAACACTAGATAATATAAAGGGATTAAAAAATGTAAAGTTTTATAAATTTGATATAAGAGATAAAGCTTTAATAAAAATATTCAAAGATGAAAAACCAGATTTAGTGTACAATGAAGCTGCACAAATTAGTGTTGGTTATTCTATAAAAGACCCATATACAGATGCAGATATAAACTTATTAGGTTTAATAAATGTATTGAATTGTTGTGTTGAGGTTAAAGTAAAAAAATTTATAACTGCTTCATCAGCAGCAGTATATGGAGTGCCTAAAAGCTCAGTATCTTATGAAACAGATGATTTGCAAGCACTATCATTTTATGGACTTACAAAATTAACAAGTGAAAAATATGTAAAGCTATATCATGACTTATATAAACTACCATATGTAATTTTAAGATATTCTAATGTTTTTGGTCCAAGACAATCAAGCGAAGGAGAAGCTGGAGTTGTTGCAATATTTAGTTCTGCAATGCAAGCTAATCGTGATATATATATTGATGGTGATGGAGAACAAACAAGAGATTTTATTTATGTAAAAGATGTTGCAAATGCAAATTATTTGGTTGGAATAGAAAATGTAGAAAATGAAATTTTTAATGTATCAAATAATGGGAAAATTAGTATAAATGACTTATTTTTAGCAATGAAAAAAGCGTTTGGTTATAAAAAGTCTGCAATACATAGAGAAAAAAGAGTGGGAGATATTAGAGATAGTAGATTATCAAATGCTTTATTAAAAAGTAAAACAAGTTTTGAAGCAAAATATTCAATACAAGAAGGCTTAGAAGAATATGCTAGGAGTTTAGGATGTATCTAA